Proteins encoded together in one Bacteroides zoogleoformans window:
- a CDS encoding DEAD/DEAH box helicase family protein, with amino-acid sequence MLKDVTFPAHRHFKSRTEWEPIGFFSDCLCNATRFDLMLGFFSSSAINVLADGFASFLYNGGRMNLIVNDILTEQDKNAIASGKLDSPIPFFDVTDIEKLKNTLSKRDTHFFNCLAWLIRNNRLDFRIVAPKDSIGISHTKTGIFSDGVNKVGFDGSCNFSRSALIDNIESLTAFCDWDSNPASATIKRINCEFELVFDGQDENVIFVPTDKVKTHIAESFKNKELKDLLEDEYKFIQQDIADKSLSKSIIKALSKAKSKVEIEIERIKKQGETIEPIDFGRPRFPYESGPREYQKQAFENWKSNKQKGLFAMATGTGKTITSLNCLLEIYNKLDYYKAIILVPTITLVEQWEIECKKFNFSTIIKVCSKYNNWKSAVANLRLLEMTNAHNDISYIIISTYASFVRSNVFMELNQFPKNKLLLIADEAHNMGGGLMAQRLSDIRYLRRIGLSATPERQFDNTGNRKLMDFFGCADSYTFEYSMAEAIQNGALCRYYYYPHIVRLTENEMEEYVGLSKKIVKIMGFHDEESQERLKMLLLKRKRIIHKAANKLSVFKQIVQQRMEERSSLKYTLVYVPEGNKPDNFEADIFDQSDTIASDPDTEHLIDDFTRIVRDMDSHIIVRQFTSESTDRDAMLKGFANGSIDVLTSMKCLDEGVDVPRSELAIFCASTGNPRQFIQRRGRVLRMHKDKRFAIIHDLIVIPDNVFDEECYALEKNLVQSELRRVRDFALLSENLNDTDNELQDVLNHYNLSIFN; translated from the coding sequence ATGTTAAAAGATGTGACATTTCCGGCACACCGCCATTTCAAATCGCGAACGGAGTGGGAACCGATAGGTTTCTTCTCTGATTGTTTGTGTAATGCCACGAGATTTGATTTGATGTTGGGATTCTTTTCCTCTTCTGCAATTAATGTTTTGGCTGATGGTTTTGCATCGTTTCTATATAATGGTGGACGTATGAATCTAATTGTAAACGATATTCTGACCGAACAAGATAAAAATGCCATCGCTAGCGGTAAACTTGATTCGCCTATCCCTTTTTTTGACGTAACTGACATCGAAAAACTGAAAAATACATTGTCAAAGCGGGATACTCACTTCTTCAATTGTCTTGCATGGCTTATCCGTAACAATCGACTTGACTTTAGAATTGTCGCCCCAAAAGACAGTATTGGTATTTCTCACACCAAAACAGGCATTTTTAGCGATGGTGTGAATAAGGTCGGGTTCGATGGCTCTTGCAACTTTTCACGGTCGGCATTGATTGACAACATCGAAAGCCTTACGGCTTTCTGCGATTGGGATAGCAACCCAGCATCCGCAACAATAAAAAGAATCAATTGTGAATTTGAACTTGTATTTGATGGTCAAGACGAGAATGTTATTTTTGTACCAACAGACAAGGTAAAAACCCATATTGCCGAATCGTTCAAGAACAAGGAACTGAAAGATTTGCTGGAAGATGAGTACAAGTTTATTCAGCAGGATATTGCTGATAAATCATTGTCAAAATCAATAATAAAAGCATTGAGTAAAGCCAAAAGCAAGGTTGAAATCGAGATTGAGAGGATAAAGAAGCAAGGCGAAACCATTGAGCCAATTGACTTCGGAAGACCTCGTTTCCCCTACGAATCTGGACCGCGTGAATATCAGAAACAAGCATTCGAGAATTGGAAGAGCAACAAACAGAAAGGTTTGTTTGCCATGGCTACAGGCACAGGAAAAACCATCACTTCATTGAATTGTCTGCTTGAAATCTACAACAAGTTAGACTACTACAAAGCCATTATCCTTGTCCCGACAATCACACTTGTCGAACAGTGGGAAATTGAATGTAAGAAGTTTAATTTCAGTACTATTATAAAAGTCTGCTCGAAGTATAACAATTGGAAATCGGCAGTGGCCAATCTTCGTTTGCTCGAAATGACAAACGCCCACAATGATATATCTTACATTATCATATCAACTTACGCTTCATTTGTTCGATCCAATGTTTTTATGGAATTGAACCAATTCCCCAAAAACAAACTTTTGCTTATCGCAGATGAAGCACACAATATGGGCGGAGGATTGATGGCTCAACGTTTGTCAGACATAAGATATTTGCGTCGCATTGGACTTTCTGCCACACCCGAAAGGCAGTTTGACAATACGGGTAACCGCAAACTGATGGACTTCTTTGGCTGTGCCGACAGTTATACATTCGAGTATTCAATGGCAGAAGCTATTCAGAATGGAGCTTTGTGCCGTTACTATTACTATCCGCACATTGTTCGTTTGACTGAAAACGAGATGGAAGAATATGTTGGACTATCAAAGAAAATAGTCAAGATAATGGGTTTCCATGATGAGGAAAGCCAGGAACGTTTGAAAATGCTTTTGCTGAAACGCAAACGCATCATTCATAAAGCTGCAAATAAGTTGTCTGTTTTTAAACAGATTGTTCAACAGCGAATGGAAGAAAGAAGTAGTTTGAAATACACATTGGTCTATGTCCCAGAGGGTAACAAGCCCGATAATTTCGAGGCTGATATTTTCGACCAGTCCGACACAATTGCATCTGACCCCGACACGGAACATTTAATTGACGATTTCACCCGCATTGTCCGCGATATGGATTCTCATATCATTGTTCGTCAGTTCACCTCTGAATCAACCGACCGCGATGCTATGCTTAAAGGCTTTGCCAATGGTAGCATAGATGTACTTACCTCAATGAAGTGTTTAGACGAAGGGGTTGATGTGCCACGAAGCGAATTGGCTATTTTCTGTGCAAGCACAGGAAATCCACGCCAATTCATTCAACGCCGTGGACGTGTCTTGCGAATGCACAAAGACAAACGCTTTGCAATCATTCACGACCTCATCGTAATACCAGATAATGTGTTCGATGAAGAATGTTATGCTTTGGAAAAAAATCTTGTGCAAAGCGAGTTGAGGCGAGTCCGTGATTTTGCCTTGTTGTCTGAAAATCTGAATGACACTGATAACGAGCTGCAAGATGTGTTGAATCATTATAATTTATCCATATTTAATTAG
- a CDS encoding DNA sulfur modification protein DndB yields MEPTKIPAIKGRIGNTVYYCATMSFGQISRMVKKVDDELHTANSLKEQIQRSLSNNYIRIKEYILNREDRFFDSLVLAVYDGDPLWTEIRFEVENNQYPNIGLLEFSGREKIFPVDGQHRVEGIRAALLENRELENETISVMLIGHQNTTEGMKKSRRIFSTLNRYVKPVRLGDIIALDEDDTVAIVTRDLLETYPLFMGERIKASNNKSIPQSDKKAFTSLMTLYECHLVLYWVFKCQKERHRYVKSQIKDQLKYRPSDDIIAEFNRYLVGFWDCMNSTFEEIEAYINNNSDNPAAELRSTENGGNLFFRPIGLLPFVEAVARILLATNKSFDEIISGYVNLNRNVHSDMWDMILWNPITRKMIMRNQSLVNSLLIKMMDDSILTEREKTNMISKYATIFNIELPEAERRIATIRL; encoded by the coding sequence ATGGAACCAACAAAAATACCTGCAATAAAAGGAAGAATTGGAAATACTGTTTACTATTGTGCCACTATGTCCTTCGGGCAAATTAGCAGGATGGTAAAAAAGGTTGATGATGAATTACATACAGCTAATTCATTAAAAGAGCAGATACAACGCTCTCTCTCCAATAATTACATAAGGATAAAAGAGTATATATTAAACCGTGAAGACCGCTTTTTTGACAGCCTTGTTCTTGCCGTTTATGATGGAGATCCTTTGTGGACAGAAATTCGATTTGAGGTAGAAAATAATCAGTACCCAAATATCGGATTATTGGAGTTCTCTGGTCGTGAAAAGATTTTTCCAGTTGATGGTCAGCATAGAGTAGAAGGAATCAGAGCTGCATTGTTGGAAAATAGAGAGTTGGAAAATGAGACCATTAGTGTGATGCTTATAGGTCATCAAAATACAACAGAAGGAATGAAAAAATCTAGGAGAATCTTTTCAACGCTTAACAGGTATGTTAAACCTGTTCGTTTAGGAGACATTATTGCTCTTGATGAGGATGATACGGTTGCTATTGTTACACGAGATTTATTGGAAACATACCCCTTGTTTATGGGAGAAAGGATAAAGGCGAGTAATAATAAATCAATTCCTCAGTCAGATAAAAAAGCATTTACTTCATTGATGACATTATATGAATGTCATCTTGTGCTTTACTGGGTATTCAAATGTCAAAAAGAACGGCATCGTTATGTAAAATCTCAAATAAAAGATCAGTTAAAATATAGACCATCTGATGATATTATTGCTGAATTTAATCGGTATTTGGTCGGTTTCTGGGATTGTATGAATTCTACTTTTGAAGAGATAGAGGCATACATAAATAATAATTCAGATAATCCAGCTGCAGAACTACGTTCTACAGAAAATGGAGGAAATCTGTTTTTCCGTCCAATCGGTTTATTGCCATTTGTTGAGGCTGTTGCTAGAATATTGTTAGCAACAAATAAGTCATTCGATGAGATAATCTCTGGTTATGTAAATTTGAATCGTAATGTTCATTCTGACATGTGGGATATGATATTATGGAATCCAATAACTAGAAAGATGATTATGAGAAACCAATCATTGGTTAATTCCCTATTGATAAAAATGATGGATGATAGCATTTTAACCGAAAGAGAAAAGACTAATATGATAAGTAAGTACGCAACAATATTCAATATAGAACTGCCTGAGGCAGAACGAAGAATAGCTACAATAAGATTGTAA